In the genome of Mytilus edulis chromosome 3, xbMytEdul2.2, whole genome shotgun sequence, one region contains:
- the LOC139518167 gene encoding LOW QUALITY PROTEIN: tigger transposable element-derived protein 6-like (The sequence of the model RefSeq protein was modified relative to this genomic sequence to represent the inferred CDS: inserted 1 base in 1 codon) — LNDLVFQWFKQARAKNIPLSGPIIQEKALELAETLDLTDFKASNGWLESWRSKFSIGFFKVCGESADVDQSVVDDFKSKLENIVGDYTPENVFNADETGLFFKALPDKTLGQKGEACKGGKLAKERITVKLACSSTGEKLPPLVIGKAKKPRCFXKHKRYNLPVIWQSSKKAWMTTYIFTEWIQQINKKMKSKKRKILLFLDNATSHSDSVRLSNVTIKFFPPNTTSKLQPLDLGIIRAFKARYRKHMLKHVITKIDNCTDNTSLTKEINVLDAVHWIDKSWSDTKESTIASCFRNAGFPVVKPDENVDSDNEEDPDDDIPLSELMGMVRQFSGNDDISFKEMLSIEEAMRTEETFDGDWEKTLVNNLKNASMKRVIVKVKLTSLKWMLLVPIYHRRMC; from the exons TTAAATGACTTAGTGTTTCAGTGGTTCAAGCAAGCTAGAGCAAAAAACATTCCGTTGAGTGGGCCAATTATTCAGGAAAAGGCATTAGAATTGGCAGAAACCCTGGATTTAACTGATTTTAAGGCATCAAATGGGTGGTTAGAAAGCTGGCGGTCAAAATTTTCGATTGGCTTTTTTAAAGTTTGCGGTGAAAGTGCTGATGTTGATCAAAGTGTAGTGGACGATTTCAAATCTAAACTGGAAAATATTGTCGGGGATTACACACCTGAAAATGTGTTTAACGCAGATGAAACGGGTTTATTCTTTAAAGCATTACCGGACAAAACACTTGGCCAAAAAGGGGAAGCATGCAAAGGTGGAAAATTAGCTAAGGAAAGAATAACAGTGAAGCTAGCATGCAGTAGCACAGGAGAAAAGTTACCGCCGTTAGTGATTGGCAAGGCAAAGAAACCAAGatgtt aaaaacataaacGTTACAATTTGCCTGTCATTTGGCAATCTAGCAAAAAAGCGTGGATGACAACTTACATCTTTACTGAATGGATACAGCAGATTAATAAGAAAATGAAATCTAAAAAGAGGAAAATATTATTGTTTCTTGACAATGCAACATCGCATTCTGATTCAGTTAGACTAAGTAACGTGACGATTAAATTTTTCCCACCGAACACTACGTCTAAACTTCAGCCGTTAGATCTTGGGATTATTCGTGCATTCAAAGCCAGATACAGGAAGCATATGTTAAAACATGTCATAACAAAGATCGACAATTGCACTGACAACACTTCTCTGACAAAAGAAATTAATGTTCTCGATGCTGTTCATTGGATTGATAAATCTTGGAGTGATACAAAAGAATCAACAATTGCATCATGTTTCCGTAATGCTGGATTCCCCGTTGTGAAGCCCGATGAAAATGTTGACTCTGACAATGAAGAAGACCCGGATGATGACATTCCACTTTCAGAATTAATGGGGATGGTACGACAATTTTCCGGAAATGATGATATTTCGTTCAAAGAAATGCTCTCTATTGAGGAAGCTATGCGAACGGAGGAAACATTTGACGGAGACTGGGAAAAAACTTTGGTTAACAATTTAAAGAACGCGAGTATGAAACGAGTGATAGTGAAAGTGAAGTTGACGAGCCTGAAATGGATGCTCCTGGTGCCGATTTATCATAGGAGGATGTGTTAA
- the LOC139516764 gene encoding motile sperm domain-containing protein 1-like, with protein MQPSQLTDGKLPLFVFPSNLTFYSDDQSSHKQILTVYNPYDSPLKFKVLCTAPRRYTVVDSEGTIRPRCCVDIVVRHIDININNEGVKDKFRIQVVEHGQKKVIGKKEIISVLLPKKERSVQPEENFQSLPSSTLLADRSQSLSSRPSRSENSGGPSLFVIITALVCIIALMLPQQGDIATRLPDYLHLSVPQKLIAAYILGLVTMVILHV; from the exons ATGCAACCCTCTCAACTGACAGATGGCAAACTCCCACTGTTTGTCTTTCCATCAAACCTGACATTTTATTCAGATGACCAGTCATCACATAAACAAATACTGACTGTGTATAATCCTTATGACTCTCCTCTAAAGTTTAAAG TGTTGTGTACAGCACCAAGAAGATACACAGTTGTTGATTCAGAAGGAACTATTAGGCCAAGATGTTGTGTTGATAT AGTTGTGAGACatattgatattaatataaaCAATGAAGGGGTCAAAGATAAATTCAGAATACAAGTGGTGGAACATGGACAAAAGAAAGTTATtg GAAAGAAAGAAATTATATCGGTATTACTGCCTAAAAAAGAAAGATCTGTACAACCAGAGGAAAACTTCCAGTCTTTGCCTTCATCTACATTGCTTGCTGATAGATCTCAAAGCCTATCATCCAGACCAA GTAGATCTGAGAATAGTGGTGGACCCAGTCTGTTTGTGATTATTACTGCCCTAGTTTGTATTATTGCCCTCATGCTACCACAGCAGGGAGATATTGCCACCCGTCTTCCAGACTACTTGCATTTGTCAGTACCACAGAAACTTATAGCTGCATATATTTTAG GATTGGTTACTATGGTGATATTACATGTGTAG